A genome region from Arachis duranensis cultivar V14167 chromosome 6, aradu.V14167.gnm2.J7QH, whole genome shotgun sequence includes the following:
- the LOC107493308 gene encoding uncharacterized protein At1g76660, giving the protein MGSEQNRFPQHERRKRWGGCWGAFSCFGSQKGGKRIVPASRIPESNVSATQPNGPQVVGLPNQATGLAPSLLAPPSSPASFTHSALPSTAQSPSCFLSLSANSPGGPSSTMFATGPYAHETQLVSPPVFSNFTTEPSTAPLTPPPELAHLTTPSSPDVPFAHFLSSAVDLKNGAKSNYVTANDLQATYSFYPGSPASSLKSPISRNSGECLSSSFPEREFRPQWDPSLSPENGKYQRTASGRLSGHDTNAVTMASQDTNFFCPATYAQFYLDQNPPFPHTGGRLSVSKDSDVQSTGGNGHQSRHARSPKQDVEEIEAYRASFGFSADEIITTTQYVEISDVTEDSFTMMPFTTGKSTMEESIEHALMKEGIKAQETQVPCQSLKSLRLDASPDIKEARNQITVCQGYKDQISHEHCNSSSGLSTPDNHVVMDDEDIFSKLGTSRISRKYQMGLSCSDAEVDYRRGGSLRERKGKM; this is encoded by the exons ATGGGGTCCGAGCAAAATCGATTTCCTCAGCATGAAAGG CGAAAGAGATGGGGTGGATGTTGGGGtgcattttcatgttttggttcACAGAAAGGCGGCAAGCGCATTGTACCTGCATCTCGCATTCCAGAGAGTAATGTATCAGCCACTCAACCCAATGGCCCTCAAGTTGTGGGGTTGCCCAATCAAGCCACGGGACTCGCTCCTTCTCTTTTAGCTCCGCCTTCATCACCAGCATCGTTCACACATTCTGCCCTTCCTTCAACTGCACAGTCACCTAGTTGTTTCTTGTCATTATCTGCTAATTCACCTGGTGGTCCCTCATCCACAATGTTTGCTACTGGACCATATGCTCATGAAACACAACTGGTTTCTCCTCcagtcttctctaatttcactACTGAGCCATCTACTGCTCCTCTGACTCCGCCACCGGAGTTGGCTCACTTGACAACTCCCTCTTCCCCAGATGTTCCTTTTGCTCATTTTCTATCGTCTGCAGTGGATCTAAAAAATGGTGCTAAAAGTAACTATGTCACAGCAAATGATCTTCAAGCTACTTATTCATTCTACCCTGGAAGTCCTGCCAGTAGCCTTAAATCTCCAATCTCAAGGAACTCTGGTGAGTGTTTATCATCATCTTTTCCTGAACGTGAGTTCCGCCCGCAGTGGGATCCATCACTATCTCCTGAGAATGGAAAATATCAAAGGACTGCATCTGGGAGGTTGTCTGGTCATGACACTAATGCTGTCACAATGGCATCCCAAGATACAAATTTCTTTTGCCCTGCTACCTATGCACAATTCTATTTAGACCAAAATCCTCCATTTCCTCATACTGGTGGGAGGTTAAGTGTTTCCAAAGATTCAGATGTTCAATCTACTGGTGGGAATGGACATCAAAGTAGGCATGCTAGAAGTCCTAAGCAAGATGTGGAAGAAATAGAAGCTTACAGAGCATCCTTTGGTTTCAGTGCAGATGAGATCATTACTACCACTCAGTATGTGGAGATTTCTGATGTAACAGAGGACTCATTTACCATGATGCCTTTCACCACCGGTAAGTCCACAATGGAAGAAAGCATAGAACATGCATTGATGAAAGAAGGAATCAAAGCTCAAGAGACACAAGTGCCATGTCAGAGTCTGAAAAGCCTTAGGTTAGATGCAAGTCCTGATATCAAGGAAGCACGTAATCAGATCACAGTATGTCAAGGATACAAAG ATCAAATATCACACGAGCATTGTAACAGCAGCTCTGGGTTAAGTACACCGGATAACCATGTTGTCATGGATGACGAGGACATATTCTCGAAATTGGGAACATCCAGAATTTCCAGGAAATATCAGATGGGGTTATCATGCTCTGATGCAGAGGTTGACTATAGGAGGGGAGGAAGCTTAcgagaaagaaagggaaaaatgTGA